The following are encoded together in the Aciduricibacillus chroicocephali genome:
- a CDS encoding DUF421 domain-containing protein, with the protein MSITTLLLRLGLSFIVLFLLTRIMGRKEISQMTFFNFVSAISIGTIGASLAIDSSISMRNGLLALFGWAIFTLLLGWLNIKSEAARKIISGQPVIVIKDGKIMEEQLKTMRLDMESLNSLLRENNVFSLKDVDYAIFETDGKLSVLKKQEKQPLVQKDFNKQPSKQKIFPIPTSVITDGQVLTGNLEKLDIDCKWLDQQLQMAGVQSYDDVFYAEVQEDGSLHVDYTGEELK; encoded by the coding sequence ATGTCCATAACTACCCTACTGCTTCGTCTCGGTCTCTCTTTTATCGTACTTTTTCTGCTTACACGCATTATGGGACGCAAAGAAATATCACAAATGACATTCTTTAACTTTGTTTCAGCTATCTCTATTGGAACAATTGGTGCATCGCTCGCGATTGACAGTAGTATCAGCATGCGCAATGGTCTCCTTGCACTTTTTGGCTGGGCGATTTTCACCTTGTTGCTTGGCTGGCTCAATATCAAATCAGAAGCAGCACGCAAAATCATCAGTGGACAACCCGTCATCGTCATCAAAGACGGAAAAATCATGGAAGAACAATTGAAAACGATGCGTCTCGATATGGAAAGTCTGAACAGCCTTTTGCGGGAAAACAACGTATTTTCTCTTAAAGATGTTGACTATGCCATTTTTGAAACAGACGGTAAACTCTCTGTCTTGAAAAAGCAGGAGAAACAGCCTCTCGTTCAAAAGGATTTCAATAAGCAGCCTTCAAAGCAAAAGATTTTCCCAATCCCGACCAGTGTCATTACAGACGGTCAAGTACTTACCGGCAATTTGGAAAAACTCGATATTGACTGCAAATGGCTTGATCAGCAGCTCCAAATGGCAGGCGTACAATCATATGATGATGTGTTTTATGCAGAAGTTCAGGAAGATGGCTCTTTACATGTGGATTATACGGGGGAAGAGCTTAAATAA
- a CDS encoding DHH family phosphoesterase encodes MFKLLTHNDLDGVSCGILAKLAFGKKAQVRYNSVAGLDREVAWFLENGDPETFLFITDLSVNEENELALQAFHEREGRVKLLDHHKTSMDFNKYDWAKVEVEDEAGKLKCAASIFYEYLVEEGLLEKRAAISDYIELVRQYDTWEWEKQNNQMARRLNALFYLLSIEEFEEKMLERLNGNEPFYFNDLEKEILKMEDKKMESYIRRKRRELVQLKVGGLFAGVVHAESYHSELGNELGKEYPHLDYIVIINMGGRRAGFRTIHDHVDVSDVASQFGGGGHAKASGCAMSDEVYEHYVSRAFAEEPLREDARRNRFNLKNAENGSLYRNRAGDRFFLHPGGEDRWIIEMNGRDLEREFTSFENAERYVKRAEAAWLAFDEDLVDYLHMDRRGRKS; translated from the coding sequence ATGTTCAAATTGCTTACACATAATGACTTGGATGGAGTGAGCTGTGGCATTTTGGCAAAGCTCGCTTTCGGTAAAAAGGCGCAAGTTCGTTACAATTCCGTCGCCGGCCTGGACCGGGAAGTTGCTTGGTTCCTTGAAAATGGGGATCCAGAGACATTTCTGTTCATAACAGACCTTTCCGTAAATGAAGAAAATGAGCTCGCATTGCAGGCCTTCCATGAGCGTGAGGGACGTGTGAAACTGCTTGATCACCATAAGACATCCATGGATTTCAATAAATACGACTGGGCTAAAGTCGAGGTTGAAGACGAAGCAGGGAAACTGAAATGTGCTGCTTCCATCTTCTATGAATATCTCGTTGAAGAAGGTCTGCTTGAGAAGCGTGCAGCGATTTCCGACTATATCGAGCTTGTCCGTCAATATGACACTTGGGAATGGGAAAAACAGAACAATCAGATGGCACGCCGCCTGAATGCTTTGTTCTACCTTTTGTCGATTGAAGAGTTCGAGGAGAAAATGCTGGAGCGGCTTAATGGGAATGAGCCATTTTATTTCAATGATCTTGAAAAAGAAATTCTCAAGATGGAAGATAAGAAAATGGAGAGCTACATACGCCGTAAACGCCGTGAACTCGTCCAACTGAAGGTTGGTGGGCTTTTCGCTGGTGTCGTGCATGCTGAATCATACCACTCGGAGCTTGGCAATGAACTAGGTAAAGAATATCCGCATCTCGACTATATTGTGATCATCAACATGGGTGGCAGGCGTGCCGGTTTCCGCACAATCCATGACCATGTCGATGTGTCAGATGTGGCCAGCCAGTTTGGAGGTGGTGGTCATGCAAAAGCATCCGGCTGTGCGATGTCGGATGAAGTGTACGAGCATTATGTTTCGCGTGCTTTTGCTGAGGAACCGCTTCGTGAAGATGCACGGCGCAATCGATTCAATTTGAAAAATGCAGAAAATGGTTCACTGTATCGCAATCGCGCTGGTGATCGATTCTTCCTGCATCCTGGTGGAGAAGACAGATGGATTATTGAAATGAATGGCCGGGATTTGGAGCGTGAGTTCACGAGCTTTGAGAATGCTGAGAGATATGTGAAACGAGCTGAAGCTGCATGGCTAGCGTTCGATGAAGATCTAGTTGATTATTTGCATATGGATCGCCGAGGAAGAAAATCTTAA
- the uraH gene encoding hydroxyisourate hydrolase, giving the protein MKKSWIGVIGFVLIAVVAFLSFEMGTNSMKSAESKKTSEEKTEQQSKMDKKSGSGQMQGGLSTHVLDQAQGKPAEGIPVTLYKVDHSGKKTKINKAKTAEDGRVKELLAPSKVKEGDYEIVFSVGKYFKKSGAKTEFLNEIPVRFHVEDASKHYHVPIVAAPGGYSTYHGS; this is encoded by the coding sequence TTGAAGAAATCATGGATTGGTGTTATCGGATTTGTTCTAATCGCAGTTGTGGCATTCCTGTCATTCGAGATGGGAACAAATTCAATGAAAAGCGCTGAAAGCAAAAAGACTTCAGAAGAAAAGACAGAACAGCAATCAAAGATGGATAAGAAGAGTGGCTCAGGTCAGATGCAAGGCGGCCTTTCTACACATGTGCTTGATCAGGCACAAGGTAAACCTGCAGAGGGCATACCAGTCACTTTGTATAAGGTTGATCATTCAGGAAAGAAAACCAAAATCAATAAGGCAAAGACAGCAGAAGATGGTCGTGTGAAAGAATTGCTTGCACCTTCTAAAGTAAAGGAAGGCGATTATGAAATCGTCTTCTCTGTGGGCAAATATTTTAAGAAGTCGGGTGCGAAGACAGAATTTCTTAATGAAATCCCAGTCCGTTTTCATGTAGAGGATGCAAGCAAACATTATCATGTGCCGATTGTAGCAGCACCAGGTGGCTATAGCACATATCATGGCAGTTAA
- a CDS encoding rhodanese-like domain-containing protein has translation MIFLVLIGVLVIVFVYQTFFMNKNIRNIPAEQLDNLIRDKKDKQLIDVRNPGEFASGHVKGFQNIPLNDLPKYLDTMPRDKEIIVMCESGSRSNKACSLLNRSGFEKITNVQGGMSKYRKSK, from the coding sequence TTGATTTTCTTGGTACTCATCGGTGTGCTCGTAATTGTTTTTGTTTACCAGACATTCTTTATGAATAAGAACATTCGTAATATACCGGCAGAACAGCTAGACAACTTGATTCGGGATAAGAAGGACAAGCAGCTGATTGACGTTCGGAATCCAGGTGAATTTGCAAGCGGACATGTTAAGGGTTTTCAGAATATCCCTTTGAACGACTTGCCAAAGTATTTGGACACAATGCCCCGTGATAAGGAGATTATCGTCATGTGTGAGAGTGGCTCACGGAGCAATAAGGCATGCAGTCTTCTTAATCGAAGCGGTTTTGAAAAAATTACGAATGTGCAAGGCGGCATGAGCAAGTATCGAAAAAGTAAATAA
- a CDS encoding dicarboxylate/amino acid:cation symporter — translation MKLKFNLVTQIFIAFVVAIILGLIFGKSIEVIKPLGDLFLRLIKFIIAPLILSTLVVGIASTGDPKQLGRIGMKTIVYYLITTALAIIIGLAVALMFSPGKGLDIKLDASQAAEAASAEKAPGAIQTLLEIVPTNPFEALATANILQIIFFAIFIGIAITIVGKRAQPVLTFFDAFSEIMYKVTGMIMKVAPIGILGLVAPVVGAYGLSVLLPLLKVILAVLVACILHMIFVYSSAVRVFAKMNPIRFFKGMTPAGMVAFSTASSAGTLPVTIQNVEENLGVPKKISSFVLPLGATINMDGTAIYQGVSVVFIAQFFNLDLSMMQLLTVVLTTVLASIGTAGVPGAGLIMLTMVLSSVGLPLEGIALIAGIDRILDMLRTLVNIIGDASAAVVVAGSERELER, via the coding sequence ATGAAACTCAAGTTCAATCTTGTCACACAGATTTTCATCGCTTTTGTTGTTGCCATCATTCTTGGTTTGATTTTTGGCAAATCTATTGAAGTCATTAAGCCGCTTGGAGATCTGTTCCTGCGTCTCATCAAGTTCATTATCGCTCCGCTCATCCTGTCTACGCTCGTTGTCGGGATTGCAAGTACGGGAGATCCGAAGCAACTCGGACGAATCGGAATGAAGACAATCGTCTACTACCTCATTACCACTGCACTTGCTATCATCATTGGGCTGGCTGTGGCACTCATGTTCTCACCAGGTAAAGGTCTTGATATTAAGCTTGATGCGTCACAAGCGGCAGAAGCTGCTAGCGCAGAGAAAGCGCCGGGAGCAATTCAGACATTGCTTGAGATTGTTCCGACGAATCCATTCGAGGCGTTGGCGACTGCGAATATTTTGCAAATCATCTTCTTCGCAATCTTTATCGGTATTGCCATTACAATTGTTGGAAAACGGGCTCAGCCAGTATTAACATTTTTTGACGCGTTTTCAGAAATCATGTACAAAGTTACTGGCATGATCATGAAAGTCGCTCCGATCGGGATTCTTGGTCTCGTAGCACCAGTTGTCGGCGCATATGGCCTTAGTGTTCTGTTGCCGCTTCTGAAAGTCATTCTCGCGGTACTTGTTGCATGCATTCTTCATATGATATTTGTCTATTCATCTGCAGTACGTGTTTTCGCAAAGATGAATCCAATCAGATTTTTTAAAGGGATGACACCAGCTGGCATGGTCGCGTTCAGTACAGCAAGCAGTGCCGGTACGCTCCCTGTAACGATTCAAAATGTCGAAGAGAACCTTGGCGTTCCGAAGAAGATCAGCAGCTTTGTCTTGCCACTTGGCGCGACAATTAATATGGACGGAACTGCCATTTATCAAGGGGTTTCTGTCGTGTTCATCGCCCAGTTCTTCAATTTGGATCTGAGCATGATGCAACTTTTGACTGTCGTGCTGACAACAGTGCTAGCTTCCATAGGCACAGCGGGAGTTCCTGGTGCTGGGCTGATTATGCTGACGATGGTCCTATCCTCTGTCGGTCTGCCGCTTGAAGGCATCGCGCTTATCGCTGGAATTGACCGGATTCTTGATATGTTAAGAACTCTTGTCAACATCATCGGTGACGCATCAGCAGCAGTTGTTGTCGCTGGATCGGAAAGAGAATTAGAGAGATAA
- a CDS encoding DinB family protein, with translation MDFNIEEAVQILERTPKTLASFLAGLSVSWLHCDEGEDTWSSYEVIGHLIDGERNNWIPRLKHILQEGERNPFPPFDRFAHLQDDMKKPIEEKLAEFAELRKHNLRVLKEFRLNDEQLERTGFHPAFGIVKVRELISTWAVHDMTHMSQIVRVMSNRYEQEVGPWKAYLGILKR, from the coding sequence ATGGACTTTAATATAGAAGAAGCAGTTCAAATATTGGAGAGGACGCCAAAAACATTAGCGTCATTTTTGGCGGGCTTGTCTGTTAGTTGGCTGCACTGTGATGAAGGAGAAGATACATGGAGTTCTTATGAGGTGATCGGTCATTTAATTGATGGAGAAAGGAACAATTGGATTCCGAGATTGAAGCACATACTGCAAGAAGGGGAGAGAAATCCTTTTCCTCCATTTGATCGATTTGCTCATTTGCAGGATGATATGAAAAAGCCTATCGAAGAGAAGTTAGCCGAATTTGCTGAGTTGAGAAAGCATAATTTGCGAGTGCTGAAAGAATTTAGATTGAACGATGAACAACTCGAGAGAACAGGATTCCATCCGGCATTTGGAATTGTCAAAGTGAGAGAGTTGATTTCGACATGGGCAGTGCATGATATGACGCATATGAGTCAGATCGTCAGGGTCATGTCGAACAGATATGAACAGGAAGTCGGTCCTTGGAAGGCGTACTTGGGGATACTGAAACGATAG
- the rlmD gene encoding 23S rRNA (uracil(1939)-C(5))-methyltransferase RlmD, with product MAKTKPPVNKNDSVHITFEDLTHEGNGVGKIDGYPIFVPHGLPGEKALVKVVKVNKNFGFGKLLEVENRSPERVEPPCNVYYKCGGCQLQHMSYDLQLEMKRNQVLGVMKKVAHLEHVPVHPTLGMPDPWRYRNKVSIPVGEKNGELITGFYQQRSHHIIDDMETCVIQEELNDRMIEAVRRIATKLGITAYNEKTDRGMLRHIMVRSGEATKETMIVLVTRTSKLPNKERLIKELTETYPNIKSIVQNINDRQTNVILGRKTKVLWGTEYIHDKIGDITFGISALSFYQVNPEQTKVLYDKALEYAQIGADDVVVDAYCGIGTISLFLAQKAKKVYGIEIVPEAIEDAKKNAELNGIENAEFVVGQAEKVLPQWKAEGFTPDVVVVDPPRKGCEVDFLDAIIEMQPKRVVYVSCNPSTLARDLRVLEDGGYETKEVQPVDMFPQTNHVEVVSQLVLKEKAGSS from the coding sequence TTGGCAAAGACAAAACCACCTGTTAATAAAAATGATTCCGTTCATATAACGTTCGAAGACCTGACACATGAAGGAAATGGCGTTGGCAAAATCGACGGTTATCCAATTTTTGTCCCGCATGGCCTACCTGGTGAAAAGGCACTAGTGAAAGTCGTAAAAGTGAATAAAAACTTTGGTTTCGGCAAGCTGCTTGAAGTAGAGAACCGAAGCCCGGAACGAGTCGAACCCCCGTGCAATGTGTATTACAAATGCGGTGGCTGTCAGCTCCAGCATATGAGCTATGATCTTCAGCTGGAAATGAAGCGAAACCAGGTGCTTGGCGTCATGAAAAAAGTTGCCCATCTGGAGCATGTTCCAGTACATCCAACACTCGGTATGCCGGATCCTTGGCGTTACCGTAACAAAGTTTCCATCCCAGTCGGTGAGAAAAACGGCGAGCTGATCACAGGCTTCTACCAGCAGCGCAGCCATCATATTATAGACGATATGGAAACATGTGTGATCCAGGAAGAATTGAATGACCGTATGATTGAAGCTGTTCGCCGTATTGCGACGAAGCTTGGCATCACAGCTTACAATGAGAAAACTGACCGCGGTATGCTGCGCCATATTATGGTGCGGAGCGGGGAGGCGACGAAAGAAACGATGATCGTTCTCGTTACTCGTACAAGCAAGCTGCCGAATAAGGAAAGGCTCATTAAAGAGTTGACAGAGACGTACCCGAATATCAAGTCGATTGTCCAGAATATTAACGATCGCCAGACAAACGTTATCCTCGGACGCAAGACGAAGGTGCTTTGGGGTACGGAATACATCCATGATAAGATTGGCGATATTACATTCGGAATCTCGGCATTGTCATTCTATCAAGTGAACCCGGAACAGACGAAGGTGCTTTATGACAAGGCGCTTGAGTATGCTCAGATCGGAGCGGACGATGTCGTTGTTGACGCGTATTGTGGCATCGGTACGATTTCACTCTTCCTTGCTCAAAAAGCGAAAAAAGTATACGGCATCGAAATTGTCCCGGAAGCGATTGAAGATGCGAAAAAGAATGCAGAGCTGAACGGAATCGAAAACGCTGAATTTGTCGTCGGTCAAGCTGAAAAAGTGCTTCCTCAATGGAAAGCGGAGGGATTCACGCCAGACGTTGTAGTCGTCGATCCGCCACGTAAAGGGTGCGAAGTCGACTTTCTCGATGCAATTATTGAAATGCAGCCGAAACGAGTTGTATACGTGTCTTGCAATCCGTCGACACTTGCGCGCGATTTGCGCGTATTGGAAGACGGAGGATATGAGACAAAAGAAGTTCAGCCAGTCGATATGTTCCCACAGACGAATCACGTTGAGGTAGTATCGCAGTTAGTTTTAAAAGAAAAAGCAGGCTCCAGTTAA
- a CDS encoding DUF4368 domain-containing protein, translating into MKIQNTDKLKHELLHFLNFDELTPEILHRLINRIDVKEDGTPVVHYRFAARTFE; encoded by the coding sequence TTGAAGATACAAAATACCGACAAGCTGAAACATGAGCTTCTCCATTTTCTAAACTTTGATGAATTAACACCTGAGATTTTACATCGCCTGATCAATCGGATTGATGTAAAAGAAGACGGCACACCCGTAGTTCATTACCGATTTGCCGCCCGAACATTTGAATAG
- a CDS encoding ABC transporter ATP-binding protein: MTYALEIKDLKKVYTGGVKALRGIDLKVEEGDFYALLGPNGAGKSTTIGIVTSLVNKTSGKVSIFGYDMDTQLMQVKLQIGLVPQEFNFSPFETVQQIVVNQAGYYGVSRKEALKRSEKYLKQSDLWEKRNVRAGMLSGGMKRRLMIARALMHEPRLLILDEPTAGVDIELRREMWAFLKELNANGTTIILTTHYLEEAEMLCRNIGIIQKGELIEDTSMKSLLAKLQFETFILDIESSGRMPVIKGYNSELVDETTLSVEVARDQGINEVFNQLSEQGVKVLSMRNKSNRLEELFLNLTEKNRVVEEAHV, from the coding sequence ATGACATACGCATTAGAAATAAAAGACTTAAAAAAGGTCTATACCGGGGGTGTCAAGGCTTTGCGTGGCATCGATTTGAAAGTGGAAGAAGGAGACTTCTACGCTCTCTTAGGTCCTAATGGTGCCGGCAAATCTACGACCATCGGGATTGTGACATCCCTCGTCAATAAGACATCAGGAAAAGTCAGTATCTTTGGTTATGATATGGACACACAGTTAATGCAGGTCAAGCTGCAGATTGGTCTGGTCCCTCAAGAGTTCAACTTTAGCCCTTTTGAAACGGTCCAGCAGATTGTCGTGAACCAGGCGGGTTATTACGGCGTGTCAAGAAAAGAGGCGTTGAAACGCAGTGAAAAGTACTTGAAGCAATCTGATTTATGGGAGAAAAGAAATGTTCGGGCAGGGATGCTTTCTGGAGGGATGAAACGTCGACTGATGATTGCACGCGCCTTGATGCATGAACCGCGTCTACTTATTCTTGATGAACCGACTGCCGGTGTGGACATCGAGTTAAGGCGAGAGATGTGGGCGTTTCTGAAAGAGTTGAATGCAAACGGCACGACGATTATTCTGACAACACACTACTTGGAAGAAGCGGAGATGTTGTGCCGCAACATAGGTATCATTCAAAAAGGGGAACTGATTGAAGATACCAGTATGAAATCATTGCTAGCCAAGCTCCAGTTTGAAACATTTATTTTAGATATCGAATCTTCAGGAAGGATGCCGGTGATCAAAGGCTATAACAGCGAACTCGTGGACGAAACGACCCTTTCAGTGGAGGTAGCGCGTGATCAAGGAATCAACGAAGTATTCAATCAACTGTCAGAACAAGGGGTTAAAGTGTTGTCCATGCGCAACAAGTCCAACCGATTGGAGGAGTTATTCTTAAATCTTACAGAAAAAAACCGCGTAGTGGAGGAAGCCCATGTTTAA
- a CDS encoding ABC transporter permease, with the protein MFKLYFTALKGLAVKETNRYLRIWVQTLVPPVITTSLYFIIFGNLIGKRIGEMGGFSYMEFIVPGLIMMSVITSSYANVSSSFFSQKFQKNIEELLVAPVPTHIIIWGFVIGGIGRSILVGTLVTIISLFFVPLQVHSWSIVVLTLLMTSILFSLGGLLNGIFAQSFDDVSIVPTFVLQPLTYLGGVFFAISMLPPFWQVVSKLNPIVYMISGFRFGFLGVIDVPILFSILISIIFVIVLYGVNWYLIEKGRGLRS; encoded by the coding sequence ATGTTTAAACTTTATTTTACAGCATTAAAAGGTCTGGCGGTTAAAGAAACTAACCGCTACCTTAGAATCTGGGTCCAAACACTGGTCCCGCCAGTCATCACAACTTCCTTGTACTTTATTATCTTCGGGAATTTGATTGGGAAACGGATTGGCGAGATGGGAGGATTCTCCTACATGGAGTTTATAGTCCCTGGATTGATTATGATGTCGGTCATCACGAGTTCCTATGCAAATGTCTCGTCATCATTTTTCTCACAAAAGTTCCAAAAGAACATTGAAGAACTGTTGGTTGCTCCCGTACCGACTCATATCATTATTTGGGGCTTTGTGATTGGGGGAATAGGAAGAAGTATTCTGGTGGGGACACTGGTCACAATTATTTCCCTGTTTTTTGTTCCGTTACAAGTCCATTCTTGGAGCATTGTCGTCTTGACACTTTTGATGACATCTATTTTGTTCTCTTTGGGGGGACTGTTGAACGGCATTTTTGCGCAATCATTTGACGATGTGTCTATTGTTCCTACGTTCGTCCTTCAGCCGTTGACTTACTTAGGCGGCGTGTTTTTCGCCATCTCCATGCTGCCTCCGTTTTGGCAGGTCGTATCGAAACTTAACCCGATTGTTTATATGATTTCCGGATTCCGATTCGGGTTCCTCGGTGTGATCGATGTTCCGATTTTATTCTCTATTCTCATTTCGATTATCTTTGTCATTGTACTTTATGGAGTCAATTGGTATCTGATTGAAAAAGGTCGCGGACTGAGGAGTTGA
- a CDS encoding DUF6143 family protein, whose amino-acid sequence MTNYNDRFSNVVNIPNPLYQSLKGRYFVGQTDHIRFGKGTNAWGGLINPVKSDVDLFVNAFTITNHSNQPIEAEIWFNPIPPGEFTISDNVTPANTALCPPPIPEVKIAYAEFVEGSPRKGVMAFRRIVPPQSTLVSEEDGKFIFPPGGSFIIFLRSKTNEIIKSEVAFGWFEKDTKD is encoded by the coding sequence ATGACGAACTATAATGACCGATTTAGTAATGTTGTTAACATCCCGAATCCTTTGTATCAATCTTTAAAAGGAAGATATTTTGTTGGACAAACTGATCACATACGTTTCGGTAAAGGGACAAATGCGTGGGGAGGATTAATTAATCCGGTTAAATCTGATGTTGATTTATTTGTAAATGCATTTACGATCACCAACCATTCCAACCAACCGATCGAAGCCGAGATTTGGTTTAATCCCATTCCTCCTGGAGAATTTACAATTTCGGATAATGTGACACCTGCAAACACAGCCCTCTGTCCTCCGCCAATTCCCGAAGTGAAAATTGCGTATGCAGAGTTTGTTGAAGGATCTCCAAGAAAAGGAGTAATGGCATTTAGACGGATTGTACCTCCGCAAAGTACTTTAGTCAGTGAGGAAGATGGGAAATTTATTTTTCCACCTGGCGGGTCATTTATTATTTTCTTAAGATCAAAAACTAATGAAATCATTAAATCTGAAGTCGCGTTTGGCTGGTTTGAAAAAGATACGAAGGATTAA
- a CDS encoding RidA family protein — protein sequence MSGYNAVAPANTENAPKNGLSSHSAAFSHYSNISAQLPIDPKTGELVAGGIKAQAEQCFNNLKAVVESVDHVLSDVVRVSVFVKDIADVDAVDEVYKTFFPTYVPARTTVAVADLPKGASVQIDALITHGLGTIPNAPQAGDLIKLTNNTHNAPTSTLSTQTVAFSHYNNLTTQLPIDPKTGRLVVGGVKEQTAQALKNIKAILESIDVPFDDIVKATVFVTDLADVEAVNEVYSRFFPDSAIARAVAYVPARTVAPVAALPLGASVAIEAVVSHGDGTPPQEIEDRHGIVIWANNTENAPIDELSTQTVAFSHYNHLSAQLPIDAKTGEVVSGGIKEQTEQTLNNLKAIAESIEHSLEDAVKVNIYVKNIADLDAVDETYKAFFPEGKPARRVVGVSELPKGALVQIDAILGNAEGTPRKA from the coding sequence ATGAGCGGATATAACGCAGTAGCACCAGCAAATACTGAAAATGCTCCAAAGAATGGTCTTTCTTCACATTCTGCAGCATTCTCACATTACAGCAACATTTCGGCACAATTGCCAATCGATCCAAAGACTGGTGAACTTGTAGCTGGCGGCATCAAAGCACAGGCAGAACAGTGCTTTAACAACCTTAAAGCAGTAGTTGAGAGTGTTGATCATGTCTTGAGCGATGTAGTTAGAGTTAGTGTATTCGTTAAGGACATTGCAGATGTTGATGCTGTAGATGAAGTTTACAAAACTTTCTTCCCTACATACGTTCCTGCACGAACAACAGTTGCAGTTGCAGATCTTCCAAAGGGAGCTTCTGTTCAAATCGACGCACTTATTACACACGGCCTAGGTACAATTCCAAATGCACCACAGGCAGGCGACTTGATCAAGCTTACAAACAACACACACAATGCGCCAACAAGCACGCTTTCTACACAGACTGTAGCGTTCTCACACTACAACAACCTTACAACACAGCTTCCGATCGACCCGAAAACTGGCCGTTTGGTTGTAGGCGGTGTTAAAGAGCAGACTGCACAGGCTTTGAAAAACATTAAAGCTATTCTTGAAAGCATTGACGTACCATTTGATGATATCGTGAAAGCTACTGTATTTGTTACAGACTTGGCTGACGTTGAAGCTGTTAACGAAGTATACTCACGCTTCTTCCCGGATTCAGCAATTGCAAGAGCTGTAGCATACGTGCCTGCTCGCACAGTAGCTCCGGTTGCTGCATTGCCGCTTGGCGCTTCAGTTGCGATTGAAGCAGTCGTTTCTCACGGTGACGGTACGCCTCCACAGGAGATCGAAGACAGACATGGTATCGTAATCTGGGCAAACAACACTGAAAATGCTCCTATCGATGAGCTTTCTACACAGACTGTAGCATTCTCTCACTACAACCACCTTTCAGCTCAATTGCCAATTGACGCTAAAACTGGTGAAGTTGTATCAGGCGGCATTAAAGAACAAACTGAACAGACTTTGAACAACCTTAAAGCAATCGCAGAAAGCATCGAACACTCTTTGGAAGATGCAGTTAAAGTTAACATCTACGTTAAGAACATTGCTGATCTTGATGCTGTAGACGAAACTTACAAAGCATTCTTCCCAGAAGGCAAGCCTGCAAGAAGAGTTGTTGGTGTATCAGAATTGCCAAAAGGCGCTCTAGTTCAAATCGATGCAATTCTTGGAAATGCTGAAGGAACTCCTCGCAAAGCATAA
- a CDS encoding DUF7164 domain-containing protein — protein MLRRAVVVFVEDNKHLLLQLGCLYASFKHIGSSDTDLIVFGTEEALRKVPEDCIKVQYDIAADPPEFLDYRFINSISCLVGEQADFLNDYDLILRTDADVFLTPSWNSYYPELYTVGRGGYVNDEITRENIKLISSKFNLTHKGLHNLGSTHYGDARLVREVCKLATELTAYILTEEFKEGEGQWPSWYRGVATMYACEIAANHLVGQIKVDPTKLDVGSASDDSIEGHPHIHCWHTDNMFSKFQFTAGNYDHLSMDNLDVNKINEYCLYNALNSKGMILVD, from the coding sequence ATGTTGCGGAGAGCTGTTGTTGTATTTGTTGAAGACAACAAGCATTTACTTCTTCAACTCGGTTGTTTATATGCTTCTTTTAAACATATTGGGTCTTCTGATACGGACTTAATTGTTTTTGGTACAGAAGAGGCACTTCGAAAAGTTCCTGAAGACTGTATCAAGGTTCAGTATGACATTGCTGCGGATCCTCCTGAATTTTTGGATTACCGTTTTATTAATTCCATTAGTTGCCTAGTAGGTGAGCAAGCCGATTTTTTAAATGACTATGATTTGATTTTAAGAACGGATGCGGATGTTTTTCTGACACCTTCATGGAATTCATATTATCCGGAACTGTATACAGTAGGAAGAGGCGGTTACGTAAATGATGAAATAACAAGGGAAAATATTAAACTTATCTCCTCTAAATTTAATTTAACTCACAAGGGACTGCATAATTTGGGGTCAACGCATTATGGCGATGCAAGATTAGTTAGAGAGGTGTGTAAACTTGCAACTGAACTGACTGCGTATATCCTGACAGAAGAATTTAAGGAAGGTGAGGGACAGTGGCCGAGTTGGTACCGAGGTGTTGCGACAATGTACGCTTGTGAAATCGCAGCCAACCATCTTGTAGGACAAATTAAGGTGGATCCAACGAAACTCGATGTCGGAAGCGCTTCAGATGATTCTATAGAAGGGCACCCCCATATTCACTGCTGGCATACAGATAACATGTTTTCAAAGTTCCAATTCACTGCTGGGAATTATGACCATCTAAGTATGGATAATTTGGATGTGAACAAAATTAACGAATATTGTCTTTATAATGCTTTAAATTCTAAAGGGATGATTTTGGTTGATTAA